A genomic segment from Spinacia oleracea cultivar Varoflay chromosome 3, BTI_SOV_V1, whole genome shotgun sequence encodes:
- the LOC110782476 gene encoding probable methyltransferase PMT15: MGGLDSPPYNPTSKPSSYSSSSYWNRTIKNTNKHNILTLIFISFLCSFFYLLAVWQNRSSGPAITTTATCTATLNTTTNLGPLDFVAHHTADHESSPGSGSHRVYPPCDVTYSEYTPCEYKRRAVKFTRDRLIYRERHCPKKWELLKCRVPAPYGYKSPFKWPVSRDYVWYDNVPHKHLTVEKAVQNWIRFEGDRFKFPGGGTMFPNGADAYIDDIGKLINLNDGSIRTAIDTGCGVASWGAYLLSRDILAMSFAPRDTHEAQVQFALERGVPALIGVIASKRLPYPSRAFDMAHCSRCLIPWDQYDGVYLTEVDRVLRPGGYWILSGPPINWKKYWKGWERTKEDLNAEQTRIENVAKTLCWKKLIEKGDIAIWQKPINHKNCKRAKKVNSIRPFCPNPDPDRAWYTNLETCHTPLPEVSKDEDFAGGQLAKWPKRLNAIPPRIYRGSVKGVTAKIYQEDIKLWTRRVSYYKTVNNQLGQPGRYRNLLDMNAYLGGFAGALVDDPVWVMNVVPVEAKVNTLGVIYERGLIGTYQSWCEAMSTYPRTYDLLHANLIFTLYENRCEMEDILLEMDRILRPEGSVIFRDDVDILVKIKKITDALQWDSQIIDHEDGPLEREKLLFVVKTYWTSPPITTNEQDTNTSP, encoded by the exons ATGGGAGGTTTAGACTCACCACCATACAACCCAACCTCAAAACCTTCCTCTTATTCATCTTCCTCATATTGGAATCGAACAataaaaaacacaaacaaacacAACATACTCACTTTAATCTTCATCTCTTTCCTATGCTCTTTCTTCTACCTCCTCGCTGTATGGCAGAACCGCAGTAGCGGTCCTGCCATCACAACAACCGCTACCTGCACCGCTACCTTAAACACCACCACAAACCTGGGCCCGTTAGACTTCGTGGCCCATCACACGGCGGACCATGAATCGAGCCCGGGTTCGGGCTCACACCGGGTGTACCCGCCGTGCGACGTCACGTACAGTGAGTACACCCCGTGTGAGTACAAAAGGAGGGCAGTCAAGTTTACAAGGGATAGGCTCATATATAGGGAAAGACACTGTCCAAAGAAATGGGAGCTCTTAAAGTGTCGGGTACCCGCCCCGTACGGGTACAAAAGCCCGTTTAAGTGGCCCGTTAGTAGGGATTATGTATGGTATGATAATGTACCACATAAACATTTAACGGTCGAGAAAGCGGTTCAGAATTGGATCCGGTTTGAAGGGGACCGGTTTAAATTCCCTGGGGGAGGGACCATGTTTCCCAATGGTGCAGACGCATATATTGATGATATTGGAAAGTTGATTAATCTTAATGATGGGTCTATTAGGACTGCCATTGATACTGGTTGTGGG GTAGCAAGTTGGGGAGCATACTTGTTATCAAGGGACATATTGGCAATGTCCTTCGCACCAAGGGACACTCATGAAGCACAAGTTCAATTTGCCTTAGAACGTGGTGTTCCTGCTTTGATTGGTGTTATTGCTTCAAAGAGACTACCTTATCCATCAAGGGCTTTTGATATGGCTCATTGTTCTCGTTGCCTTATTCCATGGGACCAATATG ATGGAGTATATTTGACGGAAGTCGATAGAGTACTTCGACCCGGAGGGTATTGGATCCTATCGGGCCCGCCCATCAATTGGAAGAAGTATTGGAAAGGGTGGGAGAGGACTAAAGAAGACTTGAATGCAGAGCAAACTAGGATTGAAAATGTTGCCAAAACCCTTTGTTGGAAGAAATTGATAGAAAAGGGTGACATTGCTATTTGGCAAAAGCCAATCAATCACAAGAATTGCAAACGGGCCAAGAAAGTCAATTCCATCCGACCCTTTTGCCCTAATCCAGATCCTGATCGGGCATG GTACACAAACTTGGAAACATGTCACACCCCTTTACCAGAAGTCTCAAAGGATGAGGACTTTGCAGGAGGGCAATTAGCAAAATGGCCAAAAAGACTAAATGCAATCCCGCCAAGAATTTACCGCGGGTCAGTAAAAGGAGTTACCGCGAAAATTTACCAAGAAGACATAAAATTATGGACGAGGAGAGTTTCTTACTATAAGACGGTGAATAACCAGCTAGGGCAGCCGGGAAGGTACCGGAACCTTCTAGACATGAACGCGTATTTGGGTGGTTTTGCCGGGGCTTTGGTGGATGATCCGGTTTGGGTCATGAATGTGGTTCCGGTTGAAGCAAAGGTTAATACTCTTGGTGTGATTTATGAAAGGGGGTTAATTGGTACTTACCAAAGTTG GTGTGAAGCAATGTCCACTTATCCAAGGACTTACGATCTCCTTCACGCAAATTTGATTTTTACACTCTATGAGAATAG ATGCGAGATGGAAGATATATTGTTAGAGATGGACAGGATACTGAGGCCGGAAGGGAGCGTAATTTTTCGAGACGACGTAGATATTTTGGTAAAGATAAAGAAGATAACCGATGCATTGCAATGGGATAGCCAAATTATAGACCATGAAGATGGGCCTCTTGAAAGGGAGAAACTTCTATTTGTTGTCAAAACTTATTGGACTTCCCCTCCCATCACTACTAATGAACAAGACACCAATACTTCTCCTTAA
- the LOC110782478 gene encoding protein MEN-8-like, which produces MANINMKSILAILVIVLVVQMNGSVAQENTCAAELGGLNQCAPFVVPGAANTMPNSDCCAALGAVTHDCLCNTLRVASRLPASCNLPVLNCSN; this is translated from the exons ATGGCAAACATTAACATGAAGTCAATTTTGGCTATACTCGTAATTGTACTAGTGGTCCAAATGAACGGCTCAGTGGCTCAAGAAAACACTTGTGCCGCCGAGCTAGGTGGGTTGAACCAATGTGCACCTTTTGTGGTCCCCGGTGCCGCCAACACAATGCCGAACTCTGATTGTTGTGCCGCCCTCGGGGCCGTGACACACGACTGCCTTTGCAACACCCTTAGGGTTGCTAGTCGTCTCCCCGCCTCTTGCAACCTTCCCGTCCTCAATTGTA GTAACTGA